The Mercurialis annua linkage group LG2, ddMerAnnu1.2, whole genome shotgun sequence genome contains a region encoding:
- the LOC126668156 gene encoding uncharacterized protein LOC126668156, producing MRMALISKNKIKFVDGSITVPGKNDLGYDVWERCNTLVLSWLMRSLSPSIAQSVIWIDFAKDLWEDLHERFAQGDAVRISDLQNEIYSLKQGNSSVVDYFTHLGTVWDELSNLRPIPTCNCHSTCDCGLVEIVKKYHDQDFVIRFLKGLNDKFSVVKSQILLMEPLPSINRVFALVIQHERENGENVSAQPQMIESNILYAGKGNFNGQNYMQTQSASSSNFKPNTGYNQYNTNGSRRYSNNKKPTCTYCGGYGHPVEKCFKKHGYPPGYKPPVRNFNGTVNQLEIDESHNNNDPHVNGEDDNSPMILTKEQYNQLISLIHTQNPAQSYAQSHAHAQSHAQTYAQNQTYAQNQAYAQNQNSQPQINTLAANFNPIEEPGATDHIVSSLDSLINPKPVSHVFIRLPNSQKVQDIINWKTIGIAELRNGLYQLVHSDESVSCSNNMFVNSCKVSSQNLWHCRFGHPSFPRMRALYQLDNRIDTNQDFQCDVCHLAKQRKPSFPSPVVAKSLDPEGFRDWD from the exons ATGCGTATGGCACTTATTTCGAAGAACAAAATCAAGTTTGTTGATGGCAGCATCACAGTACCTGGAAAGAATGATCTTGGATATGATGTTTGGGAACGTTGCAATACTTTAGTGCTCTCATGGCTGATGAGATCACTTTCACCCTCTATAGCTCAGAGTGTGATTTGGATAGATTTTGCTAAAGATCTATGGGAAGATTTGCATGAAAGATTTGCTCAAGGAGATGCAGTAAGGATCTCTGATCTTCAGAATGAGATTTATTCTTTAAAACAAGGTAATTCATCTGTCGTTGATTATTTCACTCATTTGGGGACTGTTTGGGATGAGTTGAGCAATCTAAGGCCAATTCCTACTTGTAATTGTCATTCAACTTGTGATTGTGGACTTGTTGAAATTGTGAAGAAATATCATGATCAGGATTTTGTGATAAGATTTCTTAAAGGTCTTAATGACAAATTCTCTGTGGTTAAGTCACAGATTTTGTTAATGGAGCCTCTACCCTCTATTAATCGTGTATTTGCACTTGTGATCCAACATGAACGAGAAAATGGTGAAAATGTCTCTGCTCAGCCACAGATGATTGAATCCAACATCTTGTATGCTGGAAAAGGAAACTTTAATGGTCAAAACTACATGCAGACTCAATCTGCATCTAGTTCAAATTTTAAGCCTAACACTGGTTATAATCAGTACAATACCAATGGATCAAGGAGATATAGTAACAACAAGAAACCAACTTGTACTTACTGTGGAGGCTACGGCCATCCAGTTGAAAAATGCTTCAAGAAGCATGGATACCCTCCTGGTTATAAACCACCAGTCAGAAACTTCAATGGAACAGTAAACCAACTTGAGATAGATGAATCTCATAATAACAATGATCCTCATGTCAATGGTGAAGATGACAATTCACCCATGATTCTCACAAAGGAACAATACAATCAACTCATAAGCTTGATTCACACTCAGAATCCTGCTCAAAGTTATGCTCAGAGTCATGCTCATGCTCAGAGTCATGCTCAGACCTATGCTCAAAATCAGACCTATGCTCAGAACCAGGCTTATGCTCAGAATCAGAATTCTCAACCTCAGATTAATACCCTTGCTGCAAACTTCAATCCTATTGAAGAACCAG GGGCAACTGATCACATAGTCAGTTCCCTTGACTCATTGATTAATCCAAAACCAGTATCTCATGTGTTTATAAGACTACCTAATTCACAAAAGGTTCAA GACATTATCAATTGGAAGACGATTGGTATAGCTGAACTTCGCAATGGTTTATATCAATTAGTGCATTCTGATGAATCTGTTTCATGTTCAAATAATATGTTTGTTAATTCTTGTAAAGTTTCTTCTCAAAATTTGTGGCACTGCAGATTTGGCCACCCTTCTTTTCCTAGAATGCGTGCATTGTATCAACTAGATAATAGAATAGACACAAACCAAGACTTTCAATGTGATGTCTGTCATCTAGCTAAACAAAGAAAACCTTCATTTCCA TCTCCAGTAGTCGCAAAAAGCCTAGATCCTGAAGGTTTTAGGGACTGGGATTGA
- the LOC126668157 gene encoding 2S seed storage albumin protein-like: MAKLIATVALISILLIIMIANASSARRTIITTVEIDETNPNPTGTEGQCREEVEKQDLNSCVQYMRQSISGESEGGGEEKQQLHQCCSRVKQVRDECQCQAIESAYQEMSGEVMRHQYPRVIRRVRSIPLSCELSEVECRIR, encoded by the coding sequence ATGGCAAAGCTCATAGCAACAGTAGCTCTCATCAGCATTCTCCTGATCATCATGATAGCCAACGCATCTTCCGCCCGCAGAACCATCATCACCACCGTCGAGATcgacgaaaccaacccaaacccAACAGGAACAGAAGGGCAATGCCGTGAGGAAGTGGAGAAGCAGGACTTGAACTCCTGCGTGCAGTACATGAGGCAATCAATTTCAGGGGAATCCGAAGGAGGAGGAGAAGAAAAACAGCAGCTCCATCAGTGCTGCAGTCGAGTGAAGCAAGTGCGAGATGAATGCCAATGTCAGGCGATCGAGTCTGCGTATCAGGAGATGAGTGGAGAGGTAATGAGACATCAGTACCCGAGAGTCATCCGTAGGGTAAGGAGCATTCCATTGTCTTGTGAGCTGAGCGAAGTGGAGTGTAGAATCAGATAA